A region of Streptomyces deccanensis DNA encodes the following proteins:
- a CDS encoding response regulator — MTIRVLLADDQALLRSAFRVLVDSEPDMEVVGEASDGAEAVRLAKEERADVVLMDIRMPGTDGLAATRMISADPALAQVRVVILTTFEVDDYVVQSLRAGASGFLGKGSEPDELLNAIRVAAGGEALLSPTATKGLIARFLAQPDDSADGEGGAAARSKRLAALTGREREVLVQVAGGLSNDEIAERLEVSPLTVKTHVNRAMAKLGARDRAQLVVFAYESGLVRPRVD; from the coding sequence ATGACGATCCGTGTCCTGCTCGCCGACGACCAGGCGCTGCTGCGCAGCGCGTTCCGGGTGCTCGTCGACTCGGAGCCGGACATGGAGGTGGTGGGGGAGGCCTCGGACGGGGCGGAGGCGGTGCGGCTCGCGAAGGAGGAGCGGGCGGACGTCGTGCTGATGGACATCCGGATGCCCGGCACGGACGGACTGGCCGCCACCCGCATGATCAGCGCCGACCCGGCGCTCGCCCAGGTCCGCGTCGTCATCCTCACCACCTTCGAGGTCGACGACTACGTCGTGCAGTCGCTGCGGGCCGGTGCCTCCGGCTTCCTCGGCAAGGGCTCCGAGCCGGACGAACTGCTGAACGCGATCCGGGTCGCCGCGGGCGGGGAGGCGCTGCTGTCGCCCACCGCCACCAAGGGCCTGATCGCCCGCTTCCTCGCCCAGCCGGACGACTCGGCCGACGGCGAGGGCGGAGCCGCCGCCCGCTCCAAGCGGCTCGCCGCCCTGACCGGCCGCGAGCGGGAGGTGCTCGTCCAGGTCGCCGGCGGGCTCTCCAACGACGAGATCGCCGAGCGGCTGGAGGTGAGCCCGCTGACCGTGAAGACCCACGTCAACCGGGCCATGGCGAAGCTCGGCGCCCGTGACCGGGCCCAGC
- a CDS encoding sensor histidine kinase — translation MSTLHRARTWLTAHPLALDATLALGVLVAMVAGSFVDPHAAHGDKWGARTPDALSVALMVPAAAVLVARRRAPMAVLAATCALTVAELVTGDPRAPVAMSAVIALYTVASTTDRPTTWRVGLLTMTVLTGTAMLAGPLPWYAQENIGIFAWTGMAATAGDAVRSRRAFVDAIRERAERAERTREEEARRRVAEERLRIARDLHDVVAHHIALVNVQAGVAAHVMDKRPDQAKEALAHVREASRSALGELRATVGLLRQSGDPEAPTEPAPGLVRLDELVGTFHSAGLAAEVVRADEGVSLPAAVDLVAYRVIQEALTNVHKHAGEAAKAEVSVVRVGPNVEITVLDNGTGQPATRDEDEAGGGHGLLGMRERVAALGGTLTTGPRYGGGFRVHAILPLKTRTDAAETVRP, via the coding sequence GTGAGCACCCTCCACCGGGCCAGGACCTGGCTGACCGCGCACCCCCTCGCGCTGGACGCCACCCTCGCCCTCGGCGTCCTCGTCGCCATGGTCGCCGGCTCCTTCGTCGACCCCCACGCCGCCCACGGCGACAAATGGGGCGCCCGCACCCCCGACGCCCTCAGCGTCGCGCTGATGGTCCCGGCCGCCGCCGTCCTCGTCGCCCGCCGCCGCGCCCCCATGGCCGTGCTGGCAGCGACCTGCGCCCTCACCGTCGCCGAACTGGTCACCGGCGACCCGCGCGCGCCCGTCGCGATGTCCGCCGTCATCGCCCTCTACACGGTCGCCTCCACCACCGACCGCCCCACCACCTGGCGCGTCGGCCTGCTCACGATGACCGTGCTGACGGGCACGGCCATGCTCGCCGGCCCGCTCCCCTGGTACGCCCAGGAGAACATCGGCATCTTCGCCTGGACCGGCATGGCCGCCACGGCCGGCGACGCGGTCCGCAGTCGCCGTGCCTTCGTGGACGCCATCAGGGAGCGCGCCGAACGGGCGGAGCGGACGCGTGAGGAGGAGGCCCGCCGCCGGGTCGCCGAGGAACGCCTGCGCATCGCCCGTGACCTGCACGACGTCGTCGCCCACCACATCGCCCTCGTCAACGTGCAGGCCGGGGTCGCCGCGCACGTCATGGACAAGCGGCCCGACCAGGCCAAGGAGGCCCTCGCCCACGTCCGCGAGGCCAGCCGCTCCGCGCTGGGCGAACTGCGCGCCACGGTCGGTCTGCTGCGCCAGTCCGGCGACCCCGAGGCGCCCACCGAACCGGCCCCGGGCCTGGTCCGGCTCGACGAACTCGTCGGCACCTTCCACAGCGCGGGCCTCGCGGCCGAGGTGGTCCGCGCCGACGAGGGCGTGAGCCTCCCGGCCGCCGTCGATCTCGTCGCGTACCGCGTCATCCAGGAAGCCCTCACCAATGTGCACAAGCACGCGGGTGAGGCGGCGAAGGCCGAGGTCAGCGTCGTACGCGTCGGCCCGAACGTGGAGATCACCGTCCTCGACAACGGCACCGGACAGCCGGCGACGCGCGACGAGGACGAGGCGGGCGGCGGGCACGGTCTCCTCGGTATGCGCGAACGCGTCGCCGCGCTCGGCGGCACCCTCACCACCGGCCCCCGCTACGGCGGCGGCTTCCGGGTCCATGCGATCCTGCCGCTCAAGACCCGAACCGACGCCGCGGAGACCGTACGACCGTGA
- the pspAA gene encoding PspA-associated protein PspAA, with protein sequence MIVRIMGEGQVRLDDVHFAELNKLDDVLLAEMEVGDGPGFRHTLHALLDKVRELGTPLPDDSLEPSELILPSPDATLQEVKQMLNDDGLIPG encoded by the coding sequence ATGATCGTACGGATCATGGGGGAGGGGCAGGTGAGGCTGGACGACGTCCACTTCGCCGAACTGAACAAGCTGGACGACGTCCTCCTGGCGGAAATGGAGGTCGGCGACGGCCCTGGCTTCCGCCACACCCTCCACGCCCTCCTGGACAAGGTCCGCGAACTGGGCACCCCCCTGCCCGACGACTCCCTGGAACCCTCCGAACTCATCCTCCCGTCACCGGACGCGACGCTGCAGGAGGTCAAACAGATGCTGAACGACGACGGCCTGATCCCAGGCTGA
- a CDS encoding PspA/IM30 family protein yields MSGVMKRMGMIFRAKANKALDRAEDPRETLDYSYQKQLELLQKVRRGVADVATSRKRLELQLNQLQSQSSKLEDQGRKALALGREDLAREALSRRAALQQQVTDLETQHSTLQGEEEKLTLAAQRLQAKVDAFRTKKETIKATYTAAQAQTRIGEAFSGISEEMGDVGLAIQRAEDKTAQLQARAGAIDELLASGALDDPSGMHKDDIQAELDRLSGGTDVELELQRMKAELAGGPSAQQQAIEGGTGQSAPQQQSQRQDTPRFDK; encoded by the coding sequence ATGAGCGGTGTCATGAAGCGTATGGGGATGATCTTCCGCGCGAAGGCGAACAAGGCCCTTGACCGGGCCGAGGACCCGCGCGAAACCCTCGATTACTCGTATCAGAAGCAGCTGGAGCTGCTCCAGAAAGTGCGACGGGGCGTGGCCGACGTGGCCACCTCCCGCAAGCGCCTGGAGCTTCAGCTCAACCAGCTCCAGTCCCAGTCCTCGAAGCTGGAGGACCAGGGCCGCAAGGCGCTCGCGCTCGGCCGCGAGGACCTGGCCCGCGAGGCCCTCTCCCGCCGTGCCGCGCTCCAGCAGCAGGTGACGGACCTGGAGACGCAGCACTCCACCCTCCAGGGCGAGGAGGAGAAGCTCACCCTCGCCGCGCAGCGCCTGCAGGCCAAGGTCGACGCCTTCCGTACGAAGAAGGAGACGATCAAGGCCACGTACACCGCCGCCCAGGCCCAGACCAGGATCGGCGAGGCGTTCTCCGGCATCTCCGAGGAGATGGGCGACGTCGGTCTCGCCATCCAGCGCGCCGAGGACAAGACCGCCCAGCTCCAGGCCCGCGCCGGCGCCATCGACGAACTGCTGGCCTCCGGTGCCCTCGACGACCCGTCCGGGATGCACAAGGACGACATCCAGGCCGAGCTGGACCGCCTCTCCGGCGGTACGGACGTCGAGCTGGAGCTCCAGCGCATGAAGGCGGAGCTGGCGGGCGGCCCGTCCGCGCAGCAGCAGGCCATCGAGGGCGGCACCGGCCAGTCGGCGCCGCAGCAGCAGTCCCAGCGCCAGGACACCCCGCGCTTCGACAAGTAG
- a CDS encoding DUF3043 domain-containing protein: MPRHPVPLGFVFRSRAKSEKESVADKAPVTASQQTRDPQAPKGRPTPKRSVAQGQRRSVANTPTTRKEAAKRSRDERRAAMEKQRQALATGDERYLPARDKGPVRRFARDYVDSRFHIAEFFLPLAVIILALSFMQVPSLQNIALLLWLFVIVLIVVDSISLGIRLKKQLRERFPDANKKGAVAYALMRTLQMRRLRLPKPQVKRGERP; this comes from the coding sequence ATGCCCCGACACCCCGTACCCTTGGGTTTTGTGTTCCGTAGCCGCGCCAAGAGCGAGAAGGAATCGGTCGCCGACAAGGCCCCGGTGACCGCCTCCCAGCAGACCCGTGATCCGCAGGCCCCCAAGGGGCGCCCCACTCCGAAGCGGAGTGTGGCCCAGGGGCAGCGCCGAAGCGTCGCCAATACGCCGACGACGCGCAAGGAGGCCGCCAAGCGTTCCCGCGACGAGCGCCGTGCCGCGATGGAGAAGCAGCGCCAGGCGCTGGCCACCGGTGACGAGCGGTATCTGCCGGCGCGGGACAAGGGTCCGGTCCGCAGGTTCGCCCGTGACTACGTGGACTCGCGGTTCCACATCGCGGAGTTCTTCCTGCCGCTGGCCGTGATCATCCTCGCGCTGAGCTTTATGCAGGTGCCCTCGCTGCAGAACATCGCACTCCTGCTGTGGCTCTTCGTGATCGTGCTGATCGTGGTCGACTCGATCAGCCTGGGCATCCGTCTGAAGAAGCAGCTGCGCGAGCGCTTCCCCGACGCCAACAAGAAGGGCGCCGTGGCCTACGCCCTGATGCGCACGCTCCAGATGCGTCGCCTCCGGCTGCCGAAGCCGCAGGTCAAGCGCGGAGAGCGGCCCTGA
- a CDS encoding class I SAM-dependent methyltransferase, whose product MGQGTQALRLARAGHAVTGIERESKLIAVAREAVAAEPEGIRGRMRIVEGDGRDTGVHFLPGSFDVVLCHGVLMYVEEPDALLAGLARMLAPGGLLSLLVRNGDALAMRAGLAGDWAGALAAFDTTAYRNRLGLDVRADRLDVLTDALAGIGAPLHAWYGVRVFTDLAADDAGVPEGVGDLEVLLAAEERAGRTDPYRQVAALLHLCGVRG is encoded by the coding sequence ATGGGGCAGGGCACGCAGGCGCTGCGGCTGGCCCGGGCCGGGCACGCGGTGACCGGGATCGAGCGCGAGTCGAAGCTGATCGCCGTGGCCCGGGAGGCGGTCGCCGCCGAGCCCGAGGGCATTCGCGGGCGGATGCGGATCGTCGAGGGTGACGGCCGGGACACCGGGGTGCACTTCCTGCCGGGCAGTTTCGACGTGGTGCTCTGTCACGGGGTCCTGATGTACGTCGAGGAGCCCGACGCCCTGCTGGCCGGGCTGGCGCGGATGCTGGCGCCGGGCGGGCTGCTGTCGCTGCTCGTGCGCAACGGTGACGCGCTAGCGATGCGGGCGGGGCTCGCCGGGGACTGGGCCGGGGCGCTGGCCGCGTTCGACACCACCGCGTACCGGAATCGGCTCGGGCTGGATGTGCGGGCGGATCGGCTGGACGTGCTGACGGATGCGCTCGCGGGGATCGGGGCGCCGTTGCACGCGTGGTACGGGGTGCGGGTGTTCACGGATCTGGCGGCGGATGACGCGGGGGTGCCGGAGGGGGTGGGGGATCTTGAGGTGTTGCTCGCGGCGGAGGAGCGGGCTGGGCGGACGGATCCCTATCGGCAGGTGGCGGCGTTGTTGCACCTGTGTGGTGTGCGCGGCTGA
- a CDS encoding bifunctional adenosylcobinamide kinase/adenosylcobinamide-phosphate guanylyltransferase, which translates to MELTLLGTGAPAGLPRPDCPCAACATALGPAARGATALLVDGALLLDLTPGAALAAARAGRTLTGVRQVLLSHPHDGPAVEVPAGLPQPVRVPDGRELTLLTGHRVRAQALDAPGTGYAVTGPGGQRLLYLPPGGAPAGVEERSEPYDMVLLDVLGRPDALARLRAAGAVGPTTDVVAVHIDHDVPPDGELPRRLAAAGARTVPDGTTLAVGAYEDVPDVPRRTLVLGGARSGKSVEAERRLEAFPDVLYVATGGLRGGDGEWAERVAAHRERRPGSWRTVETCDLVPLLKDDDGAPLLIDCLSLWLTDAMDAVGAWDDAEWAGGGERALRARVTELTDAVRHTRRTLVAVSNEVGSGIVPATASGRRYRDELGRLNAAFANECEHVLLVVAGQALALRG; encoded by the coding sequence GTGGAACTGACTTTGCTCGGCACCGGCGCCCCCGCGGGGCTTCCCCGCCCCGACTGTCCGTGCGCGGCGTGCGCGACCGCGCTCGGCCCCGCCGCGCGCGGGGCGACCGCGCTCCTTGTGGACGGCGCACTCCTGCTCGACCTCACGCCGGGCGCCGCCCTCGCCGCCGCGCGCGCCGGGCGCACGCTCACCGGGGTGCGGCAGGTACTGCTGTCGCACCCGCACGACGGACCCGCCGTGGAGGTGCCGGCGGGGTTGCCGCAGCCGGTGCGGGTGCCGGACGGTCGGGAGCTGACGCTGCTGACCGGGCACCGGGTGCGGGCGCAGGCCCTGGACGCGCCCGGCACCGGGTACGCGGTGACCGGTCCGGGCGGCCAGCGGCTGCTGTATCTGCCGCCGGGGGGCGCCCCCGCCGGTGTGGAGGAGCGGTCGGAGCCGTACGACATGGTCCTCCTCGATGTGCTGGGGCGGCCCGACGCGCTGGCCCGGCTGCGCGCGGCGGGGGCCGTCGGCCCGACGACCGATGTCGTGGCCGTGCACATCGACCACGACGTGCCGCCGGACGGCGAGTTGCCGCGGCGGCTCGCGGCGGCGGGCGCGCGCACCGTGCCGGACGGGACGACGCTGGCGGTCGGCGCCTACGAGGACGTCCCCGACGTACCGCGCCGCACGCTGGTGCTCGGCGGGGCGCGGTCGGGCAAGTCGGTGGAGGCCGAGCGGCGGCTGGAGGCGTTCCCGGACGTCCTGTACGTGGCGACCGGGGGGCTGCGGGGCGGCGACGGGGAGTGGGCCGAGCGGGTCGCCGCCCACCGTGAGCGGCGGCCGGGGTCGTGGCGCACCGTCGAGACCTGCGACCTCGTCCCGCTGCTGAAGGACGACGACGGGGCGCCGCTCCTCATCGACTGTCTCTCGCTGTGGTTGACGGACGCCATGGACGCGGTGGGGGCGTGGGACGACGCGGAGTGGGCCGGGGGCGGGGAGCGCGCGCTCCGGGCGCGTGTCACCGAACTCACCGACGCCGTACGGCACACGCGCCGCACGCTGGTCGCCGTCTCCAACGAGGTCGGCTCCGGCATCGTCCCCGCCACCGCCTCCGGGCGCCGCTACCGCGATGAACTCGGCCGTCTGAACGCGGCCTTCGCGAACGAGTGCGAGCACGTGCTGTTGGTGGTGGCGGGGCAGGCTCTGGCACTACGGGGTTGA
- a CDS encoding class I SAM-dependent methyltransferase, whose amino-acid sequence MSPTSRPEPGPLAPGVDPFHEPRRDDCPWCGSRQLRTRVRAPEGRRRTPGTFVVDECRDCAHAFQNPRPTADGLLLRYHRHAVEDDPGADPVGRRRRRHLRGAARVLLPYPEPESWLDVGTGHGHFPEAAREIHPYTSFDGLDPTPRVDRAWEAGRVEEAYRGLLTDPEITARLRARYDVVSMFHHLEHTADPREELRAARAVLRPGGHLLLEVPDPARPFGALPGRNRRLWKPHDRPRPLHLVPLRNLLAELRSLGFEILTARPCTPLPPRAHRILARRTAPPTAPSTP is encoded by the coding sequence ATGTCCCCCACCTCGCGGCCGGAGCCCGGTCCCCTCGCGCCGGGAGTCGACCCCTTCCACGAACCGCGCCGGGACGACTGTCCGTGGTGCGGCTCGCGGCAATTGCGTACGCGGGTGCGCGCGCCGGAGGGGAGGCGGCGCACGCCGGGCACGTTCGTGGTGGACGAATGCCGGGACTGCGCGCACGCCTTCCAGAACCCGCGGCCCACGGCGGACGGGCTGCTGCTCCGGTACCACCGGCACGCCGTCGAGGACGACCCCGGCGCGGACCCCGTCGGGAGACGGCGCCGCCGGCATCTGCGGGGCGCCGCCCGAGTGCTGCTGCCGTACCCCGAACCGGAGAGCTGGCTCGACGTCGGCACCGGACACGGCCACTTCCCGGAGGCCGCGCGCGAGATTCACCCGTACACCTCCTTCGACGGCCTCGACCCGACCCCGCGCGTCGACCGGGCCTGGGAGGCCGGGCGCGTGGAGGAGGCGTACCGGGGCCTGCTCACCGACCCCGAGATCACCGCGCGGCTGCGTGCCCGCTACGACGTGGTGAGCATGTTCCACCACCTCGAACACACCGCGGACCCCCGCGAGGAGTTGCGTGCCGCCCGCGCCGTCCTGCGTCCCGGGGGCCATCTGCTCCTCGAAGTCCCGGACCCGGCACGCCCGTTCGGCGCGCTGCCCGGCAGGAACCGACGCCTGTGGAAGCCGCACGACCGTCCCCGCCCGCTGCACCTCGTGCCGCTGCGCAACCTGCTCGCCGAACTGCGCTCGCTGGGCTTCGAGATCCTCACGGCCCGCCCGTGCACCCCTCTCCCGCCCCGCGCACACCGCATCCTCGCGCGCCGCACCGCACCACCGACCGCCCCCTCAACCCCGTAG
- the cobT gene encoding nicotinate-nucleotide--dimethylbenzimidazole phosphoribosyltransferase has product MSSLNLDDFTDLIERPDGGVRRDAEARRERQIVPPGALGRLDELGEWLAAAQSAVPVRPIERPRALLFAGDHGIAELGVSARAAGTADQLVRGVLDGSSPVAVLARQLGVPVRVVDLALDCDPEALPAEVVRHRVRRGSGRIDVEDALTAEEAEEAFRVGVALADEEADSGTDLVVLGDVSVGGTTAAAVLVAALCGTDASVVTGRGGRAIDDLAWMRKCAAVRDALRRARPVLGDQLQLLATVGGADLAAMTGFLLQSAVRKTPVILDGVVSAASALVAQRVAFRAPDWWLAGQGSGEPAQAKALDRMAIEPLLDHGVKVGEGAGALLALPLVRAAAALAAELPEGEGAAAPEKSAENHAGEDYDAT; this is encoded by the coding sequence ATGAGCTCGCTTAATCTCGACGACTTCACCGATCTGATCGAGCGCCCCGACGGCGGGGTGCGCCGCGACGCCGAGGCGCGGCGGGAGAGGCAGATCGTGCCGCCCGGGGCGCTGGGCCGCCTCGACGAACTGGGTGAGTGGCTGGCGGCGGCGCAGTCGGCCGTGCCGGTGCGGCCGATCGAACGGCCCCGGGCGCTGCTGTTCGCGGGTGACCACGGGATCGCCGAACTCGGTGTCTCCGCACGGGCCGCGGGCACCGCGGACCAGTTGGTGCGGGGCGTTCTGGACGGCAGCAGCCCGGTGGCGGTGCTGGCCCGGCAGCTCGGTGTCCCCGTCCGGGTGGTGGACCTCGCGCTCGACTGCGACCCGGAGGCGTTGCCCGCCGAGGTCGTACGGCATCGGGTGCGGCGCGGGTCCGGCCGTATCGACGTCGAGGACGCGTTGACGGCCGAGGAGGCGGAGGAGGCGTTCCGGGTGGGCGTCGCCCTCGCGGACGAGGAGGCGGACTCCGGGACCGACCTCGTCGTCCTCGGTGATGTGAGTGTCGGGGGGACCACGGCGGCGGCGGTCCTGGTCGCCGCGCTCTGCGGGACCGACGCGTCCGTGGTGACCGGGCGGGGCGGGCGGGCGATTGACGACCTGGCGTGGATGCGCAAGTGCGCGGCCGTACGGGACGCCCTGCGGCGGGCCCGGCCGGTGCTCGGGGACCAGTTGCAGTTGCTGGCGACCGTGGGTGGGGCGGACCTCGCCGCCATGACCGGGTTCCTGCTGCAGAGCGCGGTGCGGAAGACGCCGGTGATCCTCGACGGTGTGGTGTCGGCGGCGTCTGCGCTGGTCGCCCAGCGGGTCGCGTTCCGGGCGCCGGACTGGTGGCTGGCCGGGCAGGGCAGCGGGGAGCCGGCGCAGGCCAAGGCGCTGGACCGGATGGCGATCGAACCGCTGCTCGACCATGGGGTGAAGGTGGGCGAAGGGGCGGGCGCGCTGCTGGCATTGCCGCTGGTGCGGGCCGCGGCGGCGTTGGCGGCGGAGCTCCCCGAGGGGGAAGGCGCGGCCGCGCCGGAGAAGTCGGCCGAGAACCACGCCGGGGAGGACTACGACGCGACCTAG